One window of Vitis riparia cultivar Riparia Gloire de Montpellier isolate 1030 chromosome 5, EGFV_Vit.rip_1.0, whole genome shotgun sequence genomic DNA carries:
- the LOC117914915 gene encoding desiccation-related protein PCC13-62-like encodes MASHISLTTASLIVFLVLLPISYGGSVPESDIDLVEFPLNLEFLEAEFFLWGSQGYGLDTVAANLSKGGPPPVGARKATLDPFIRDVIYQFALQEIGHLRAIQSKVKGFPRPLLNLSAASFADVINSAFGKPLNPPFDPYANGLNFLLASYVIPYVGLTGYVGTNPNLQGAASKRLVAGLLGVESGQDAVIRALLYRKAAAKVHPYGITVADFTNRISNLRNNLGKSGLKDEGLVVRPVRGAEGKSRGNVLAGDKFSLAYARKPEEILRIVYGGGSEHNPGGFYPQGANGRIARSFLQKSKAF; translated from the exons ATGGCATCGCACATTTCTCTAACCACCGCCTCCCTCATCGTCTTCCTCGTCCTCCTCCCAATCTCCTATGGAGGCTCTGTGCCGGAATCTGACATAGATCTCGTCGAGtttcctttgaatttagaaTTTCTTGAGGCTGAATTCTTTTTGTGGGGGTCTCAGGGATATGGGTTAGACACAGTAGCTGCGAATCTCAGCAAGGGAGGTCCACCACCAGTCGGTGCAAGAAAGGCTACTCTCGACCCATTCATCAGAGATGTCATCTACCAATTCGCTCTCCAAGAAATCGGACACCTGAg GGCGATTCAGAGCAAAGTAAAGGGGTTCCCTCGGCCATTGTTGAATCTGAGTGCAGCGTCATTTGCAGATGTCATAAACAGCGCATTTGGCAAGCCTCTGAATCCCCCCTTTGACCCTTACGCCAACGGACTCAACTTCCTTCTCGCATCGTACGTCATTCCGTACGTGGGACTCACTGGATACGTGGGCACAAATCCAAACCTCCAAGGTGCTGCTTCCAAAAGG CTAGTTGCAGGCCTCTTGGGCGTGGAGTCAGGCCAAGATGCAGTGATCCGAGCCCTGCTCTACAGGAAGGCGGCGGCAAAGGTCCACCCATATGGCATAACTGTTGCAGACTTCACGAATCGGATCTCGAACCTGAGGAATAATCTGGGAAAGTCGGGGTTGAAAGACGAAGGGCTTGTGGTGCGTCCAGTTCGCGGCGCCGAGGGAAAAAGTAGGGGGAATGTGCTAGCGGGAGACAAGTTCTCGCTTGCTTATGCTAGAAAGCCAGAGGAGATTCTGAGAATAGTGTATGGTGGAGGTAGCGAACATAATCCAGGGGGATTCTACCCTCAAGGAGCCAACGGGAGAATTGCTAGGTCTTTTTTACAGAAGTCCAAGGCGTTTTAG
- the LOC117913801 gene encoding ER membrane protein complex subunit 6, protein MAGRNDSGASEKKSNEATNDMSTFNAENLQSNMKIIYYSRTFLSIIGGVIAGILGFTGFTGFIFYFLVMAITSVGLMAKAKFSVHSYFDSWNRIILDGFLGGLMSFVLFWTLAYDIVHIF, encoded by the exons ATGGCTGGACGCAATGATTCAGGTGCATCtgagaagaaatcaaatgaggCCACAAATGATATGTCAACTTTCAATGCCGAGAATTTGCAAAGtaacatgaaaattatttattacag CCGAACATTTTTGTCCATCATTGGTGGAGTCATTGCTGGAATTTTGGGATTTACTGGCTTCACTGgctttatattttactttcttgTTATGGCAATTACTTCAGTAGGACTCATGGCCAAGGCAAAGTTTTCTGTGCATTCATACTTTGATTCCTGGAACCGCATCATACTTGATGGCTTCCTTGGTGGGCTTATG TCATTCGTGCTGTTCTGGAC ATTGGCTTATGATATTGTGCATATATTCTGA